In a single window of the Pseudomonas oryzihabitans genome:
- a CDS encoding lactate permease LctP family transporter, giving the protein METWQQIYLPLGSLGLSAFVAALPILFFFIALAGLRLKGHVAGAITLAIALLIALFVYRMPVDKALASAGYGFLYGLWPIAWIIVTAVFLYKLTVKCGQFDIIRSSVLSITDDQRLQVLLIGFCFGAFLEGAAGFGAPVAITAALLVGLGHNPLKAAGLCLIANTAPVAFGALGIPTIVAGQVTGIDAFKIGAMTGRQLPLLSLLVPLWLMFMMDGMRGLRETWKPALICGGTFAVFQYLTSNFIGPELPDITSSLAAMIALTAYLKLRQPQHATAGATAVTGGGGAAMLGGGGAGFGQGGRLPPEHSLGTVIKAWSPFLILTVVVTIWTTKAFKALFASGGALYALVISVPVPYLDKLVLKAAPIVATPTPMPAVYKLDLLSASGTAILISALISMAIFRIKPSTAVGVFKETLVELRKPILSIGLVLAFAFVVNYSGMSTTLALLLAGTGALFPFFSPLLGWLGVFLTGSDTSSNALFGSLQATTAHQIGVSDTLLVAANSSGGVTGKMISPQSIAVACAATGMVGKESDLFRFTVRHSIGFAVLVGLITLAQAYVFTGMLVH; this is encoded by the coding sequence ATGGAAACCTGGCAACAAATCTATCTTCCCCTGGGCAGCCTGGGCCTTTCGGCCTTTGTCGCTGCCCTACCGATCCTGTTCTTCTTCATCGCCCTCGCCGGCCTCAGGCTCAAGGGGCACGTAGCGGGCGCCATCACCCTGGCGATCGCCCTGCTCATTGCCCTGTTCGTCTATCGCATGCCGGTGGACAAGGCGTTGGCCTCGGCCGGCTACGGCTTTCTGTACGGCCTCTGGCCCATCGCCTGGATCATCGTGACGGCGGTGTTTCTCTACAAGTTGACGGTCAAATGCGGCCAGTTCGACATCATCCGCAGCTCGGTCCTGTCCATCACCGACGACCAGCGCCTGCAGGTGCTGCTGATCGGCTTCTGCTTCGGCGCCTTTCTCGAAGGGGCCGCCGGCTTTGGCGCACCCGTGGCCATCACTGCCGCGCTGCTGGTGGGCCTGGGCCACAACCCGCTGAAAGCGGCCGGTCTCTGCCTGATCGCCAACACCGCACCGGTGGCCTTCGGCGCCCTGGGCATCCCGACCATCGTCGCCGGCCAGGTCACCGGCATCGACGCCTTCAAGATCGGCGCCATGACCGGTCGCCAGCTGCCGCTGCTGTCGCTGCTGGTACCGCTGTGGCTGATGTTCATGATGGACGGCATGCGCGGCCTGCGGGAAACCTGGAAGCCGGCCCTGATCTGCGGTGGCACCTTCGCCGTGTTCCAGTACCTGACCTCCAACTTCATCGGTCCGGAGCTGCCCGACATCACTTCGTCCCTGGCCGCCATGATCGCCCTCACCGCCTACCTCAAGCTGCGCCAGCCGCAGCATGCCACCGCCGGTGCCACGGCCGTGACGGGCGGCGGCGGTGCGGCCATGCTGGGGGGCGGTGGTGCCGGCTTCGGCCAGGGCGGTCGCCTGCCGCCGGAGCATTCCCTGGGTACCGTGATCAAGGCCTGGTCGCCGTTCCTGATCCTCACGGTGGTCGTCACCATCTGGACCACCAAGGCCTTCAAGGCGCTGTTCGCCAGTGGCGGTGCGCTCTATGCGCTGGTGATCAGCGTGCCGGTGCCCTACCTGGACAAGCTGGTGCTCAAGGCCGCCCCCATCGTGGCGACCCCGACCCCCATGCCGGCGGTCTACAAGCTCGACCTGCTGTCCGCGTCGGGCACGGCCATCCTGATCTCGGCACTGATCTCCATGGCCATCTTCCGCATCAAGCCGTCGACCGCCGTGGGGGTGTTCAAGGAGACCCTGGTGGAACTGCGCAAGCCGATCCTGTCGATCGGACTGGTGCTGGCCTTCGCCTTCGTCGTCAACTACTCGGGCATGTCCACCACCCTGGCCCTGCTCTTGGCGGGTACCGGTGCACTGTTCCCCTTCTTTTCGCCGCTGCTGGGCTGGCTGGGGGTGTTCCTCACCGGTTCGGATACCTCGTCCAACGCACTGTTCGGCTCGCTGCAGGCCACCACCGCGCACCAGATCGGGGTCTCGGACACCCTGCTGGTCGCTGCCAACAGCTCCGGCGGCGTGACCGGCAAGATGATCTCGCCGCAATCCATCGCCGTGGCCTGCGCCGCCACCGGCATGGTGGGCAAGGAGTCCGACCTGTTCCGCTTCACCGTGCGTCACAGCATTGGCTTCGCCGTGCTGGTCGGGCTGATCACCCTGGCGCAGGCCTATGTGTTCACCGGCATGCTGGTGCACTGA
- a CDS encoding LutB/LldF family L-lactate oxidation iron-sulfur protein, with the protein MNEMLKIPLTDVSEAPPFKTRARQALGDDQLRRNFRTAMDSLMTKRLASMSDADERERLRELGNRVRARALSKLPDLLERLEANLRRNGVQVHWAETTAEANAIVQQIAERHEARLLIKGKSMVSEEMDMNHVLGAQGIDCLESDMGEYIIQLAGEKPSHIIMPAIHLNRQQVGTLFHEHLAEPYTTDVDELIQTGRRVLRQKFFEADIGISGVNFAVAETGTLLLVENEGNGRMSTTVPPVHIAVTGIEKVVENLRDVVPLLSLLTRSALGQPITTYVNMISGPRKAEELDGPREVHLVLLDNGRSQAFADSELRQTLNCIRCGACMNHCPVYTRIGGHAYGEVYPGPIGAIITPHLVGLEQAPDHPSASSLCGACGEVCPVKIPIPAILRRLREENVKAPEAEPHLLRGQGSKFSARERWTWHAWQNLYTSPLLYRGFSYLATRFGRFTPGQLGPWTEHHSTPRPASRSLHELAREHLEKRP; encoded by the coding sequence ATGAACGAGATGCTCAAGATCCCCCTGACCGACGTCAGTGAGGCGCCACCCTTCAAGACTCGCGCGCGCCAGGCGCTGGGCGACGACCAGCTGAGGCGCAACTTCCGCACCGCCATGGATTCGCTGATGACCAAGCGCCTGGCCAGCATGAGCGATGCCGACGAGCGCGAGCGATTGCGCGAACTGGGCAACCGCGTCCGCGCCCGGGCGCTGTCCAAGCTGCCCGACCTGCTGGAGCGGCTGGAAGCCAACCTCAGGCGCAATGGCGTCCAGGTGCACTGGGCCGAGACCACCGCCGAGGCCAACGCCATCGTCCAGCAGATCGCCGAGCGCCATGAGGCGCGGCTGCTGATCAAGGGCAAGTCCATGGTCAGCGAGGAGATGGACATGAACCACGTCCTCGGCGCCCAGGGCATCGATTGCCTGGAGTCGGACATGGGCGAGTACATCATCCAGCTCGCCGGGGAGAAGCCCTCGCACATCATCATGCCGGCCATCCACCTCAACCGGCAGCAGGTGGGCACCCTCTTTCACGAACACCTAGCCGAGCCCTACACCACCGACGTCGACGAACTGATCCAGACCGGCCGGCGCGTGCTGCGGCAGAAATTCTTCGAGGCCGACATCGGCATTTCCGGCGTCAACTTCGCCGTGGCCGAGACCGGCACCCTGCTGCTGGTGGAAAACGAAGGCAACGGGCGGATGTCGACCACGGTGCCGCCGGTGCACATCGCCGTAACCGGCATCGAGAAGGTGGTGGAAAATCTGCGCGACGTGGTGCCCCTGCTGTCGCTGCTGACCCGCTCGGCGCTGGGCCAGCCCATCACCACCTACGTCAACATGATCTCCGGGCCACGCAAGGCCGAAGAACTGGACGGACCGCGCGAGGTGCATCTGGTGCTGCTCGACAACGGCCGCAGCCAGGCCTTCGCCGACAGCGAACTGCGCCAGACCCTCAACTGCATCCGCTGCGGCGCCTGCATGAACCACTGCCCGGTCTATACCCGCATCGGTGGCCACGCCTATGGTGAGGTCTATCCGGGCCCCATCGGCGCCATCATCACCCCGCACCTGGTGGGCCTGGAGCAGGCGCCCGATCATCCCAGCGCCTCGTCCCTGTGTGGGGCCTGCGGCGAGGTCTGTCCGGTCAAGATCCCGATTCCGGCGATCTTGCGGCGACTGCGGGAAGAGAACGTCAAGGCTCCCGAAGCAGAACCGCATCTCCTACGCGGTCAGGGCAGCAAGTTTTCCGCCCGCGAGCGCTGGACTTGGCATGCCTGGCAGAATCTCTACACCTCACCCCTGCTCTATCGCGGCTTCAGCTACCTCGCCACCCGCTTCGGCCGCTTCACCCCCGGTCAGCTCGGCCCGTGGACGGAGCATCACAGCACGCCCAGGCCGGCATCGCGCTCGCTGCACGAACTGGCCCGCGAACACCTGGAGAAACGCCCATGA
- a CDS encoding (Fe-S)-binding protein, with protein MNELFHNAAPNATRTAPPLAPPRTYPRDKPSQVYLFGTCVVDLFYPEAGMDSIRLLEREGIRVHFPQAQSCCGQPAYTSGYTEEARAVARAQLALFAEPWPVVVPSGSCAGMLRHHYAELFADDPETLRQVQDLAERTYELAEFLLNVCQVDYQDRGAPTKVALHTSCSARREMQTHLHGRALLGQLQAVERVDHDHESECCGFGGTFSVRMPDISGAMVADKTRALQDSGAAQVLTADCGCLMNINGALEKQRAALRGEHLASFLWRRIGGEA; from the coding sequence ATGAACGAGCTCTTCCACAACGCCGCCCCCAACGCCACCCGCACCGCGCCGCCGCTGGCGCCCCCGCGGACCTATCCGCGCGACAAGCCAAGCCAGGTCTATCTGTTCGGCACCTGCGTGGTAGATCTCTTCTATCCTGAAGCCGGCATGGACAGCATCCGCCTGCTGGAGCGCGAGGGCATCCGCGTGCATTTCCCCCAGGCGCAAAGCTGCTGCGGCCAGCCGGCCTACACCTCGGGCTACACCGAGGAAGCGCGTGCCGTGGCCCGTGCCCAGCTGGCGCTGTTCGCCGAACCCTGGCCCGTGGTGGTGCCCTCCGGCTCCTGCGCCGGCATGCTGCGCCATCACTATGCCGAGCTGTTCGCCGACGATCCCGAGACCTTGCGCCAGGTACAGGATCTGGCCGAGCGCACCTATGAACTGGCGGAATTCCTGCTCAACGTCTGCCAGGTCGACTACCAGGATCGCGGCGCCCCGACGAAGGTCGCCCTGCACACCTCCTGTAGCGCCCGCCGCGAGATGCAGACCCACCTGCACGGCCGCGCCCTGCTCGGCCAACTACAGGCCGTCGAGCGCGTCGACCATGACCATGAAAGCGAATGCTGCGGCTTTGGCGGCACCTTCTCGGTACGCATGCCGGACATCTCCGGTGCCATGGTGGCGGACAAGACCCGCGCCCTGCAGGACAGCGGCGCGGCCCAGGTACTCACCGCCGATTGCGGTTGCCTGATGAACATCAACGGCGCCCTGGAAAAACAGCGTGCCGCCCTGCGCGGCGAACACCTGGCGAGCTTTCTCTGGCGCCGCATCGGAGGTGAAGCATGA
- a CDS encoding response regulator: protein MSNKTILIVDDSISIRQVVSMTLKSAGYDVIEGCDGRDALTKLDGRKVHLIISDVNMPNMDGITFVTAAKKLPAYKFTPVIMLTTESDAAKKAAGQAAGAKAWMVKPFQPAQMLAAVSKLIMP from the coding sequence ATGAGCAACAAGACCATTCTGATCGTCGATGACTCCATCTCTATTCGCCAGGTGGTGTCCATGACGCTGAAAAGCGCGGGCTACGACGTCATCGAAGGCTGTGATGGCCGGGACGCCCTGACCAAGCTGGATGGCCGCAAGGTGCATCTGATCATCAGCGACGTGAACATGCCCAACATGGACGGCATCACCTTCGTCACCGCGGCCAAGAAGCTGCCGGCCTACAAGTTCACCCCGGTGATCATGCTCACCACCGAATCCGACGCCGCCAAGAAGGCCGCTGGCCAGGCCGCCGGTGCCAAGGCCTGGATGGTCAAGCCATTCCAACCGGCGCAGATGCTGGCGGCGGTTTCCAAGCTGATCATGCCCTGA
- a CDS encoding methyl-accepting chemotaxis protein — MASSQNQLDGILQSLREALSSKGALLTEVNGLAGLTEQLKSMAKDVGDVARQTNLLALNAAIEAARAGEAGRGFAVVADEVRKLSTLSGDTGQKIGETVETVNGAIARTLELSQLHAERDTGTLNQSGETIEQVIGAFGGTTRDVVERSDTLAENATAVGGAIAEVLVALQFQDRVSQMLGHIRDDQARLERLVIERRALAASGQPLPSLDTQGWLAELARTYTMAEQVAVHQGKRPAAAAESDITFF, encoded by the coding sequence ATGGCCAGCAGCCAGAACCAGCTGGATGGCATCCTGCAGTCGCTGCGCGAGGCGCTGTCGAGCAAGGGCGCGCTGCTGACCGAGGTCAATGGCCTCGCCGGGCTCACCGAGCAACTCAAGAGCATGGCCAAGGACGTCGGCGACGTGGCGCGCCAGACCAACCTGCTGGCGCTCAATGCCGCCATCGAGGCCGCGCGTGCCGGTGAAGCCGGGCGCGGCTTCGCGGTGGTCGCCGACGAAGTCCGCAAGCTCTCCACCCTGTCCGGCGATACCGGGCAGAAGATCGGCGAAACCGTGGAAACGGTGAATGGCGCCATTGCCCGTACCCTGGAACTGTCGCAACTCCACGCCGAGCGCGACACCGGCACCCTGAACCAGTCCGGTGAAACCATCGAGCAGGTCATCGGCGCCTTTGGTGGCACCACCCGCGACGTGGTCGAGCGCAGCGATACCCTGGCCGAGAACGCCACCGCCGTAGGCGGGGCCATCGCCGAAGTGCTGGTCGCCCTGCAGTTCCAAGATCGCGTCAGCCAGATGCTCGGCCATATCCGTGATGACCAGGCTCGCCTCGAGCGCCTGGTCATCGAGCGCCGCGCCCTGGCTGCCAGTGGTCAGCCGCTGCCGTCCCTCGATACCCAAGGCTGGCTCGCCGAGCTGGCCCGTACCTACACCATGGCCGAGCAGGTCGCCGTGCACCAAGGCAAGCGACCGGCCGCCGCCGCCGAATCCGATATCACGTTCTTCTAA
- a CDS encoding STAS domain-containing protein → MSDVVRTRLPLVGPLTIYTAADSKPLLMEPLTAGVTVALELAEVDEFDSAGLQLLLLAHREAQRLGGSLELVDPSPAVTELLELAGLTDFFTAAAEGVAA, encoded by the coding sequence ATGAGCGATGTCGTTCGTACCCGGTTGCCCCTTGTCGGGCCGCTGACCATCTATACCGCGGCTGACAGCAAGCCGCTGCTGATGGAGCCCCTGACTGCCGGGGTCACCGTGGCGCTGGAACTGGCCGAGGTCGACGAATTCGATTCGGCCGGTCTGCAACTGCTGCTGCTGGCCCACCGGGAGGCCCAGCGCCTGGGCGGTAGCCTCGAACTGGTCGATCCCAGCCCGGCCGTAACCGAGTTGCTGGAGCTGGCTGGCCTCACCGACTTCTTCACGGCTGCTGCCGAAGGAGTAGCCGCATGA
- a CDS encoding GntR family transcriptional regulator: MGFEPVKQRRLSDDIVKHLEALIAEGSLRPGERLPAERALAERFGVSRPSLREAIQKLVARGLLLSRQGGGTYVTEALNSAFTDPLLPLLESREETRRDLLEFRHTLESACAYYAAQRATEPDLARLKLAWERLEDCYGRRETLTREEEGEADAAFHLAIAEASHNAVYLHSIRSLFELLRHHMVTNIGGMHAQRGETRDRLLEQHRVLYQAIVAGEAERAREAASCHLDYVREVLEEAGAMAGRLARAKRRDEL; this comes from the coding sequence ATGGGTTTTGAACCGGTCAAGCAACGTCGTCTGTCCGACGACATCGTCAAGCATCTGGAGGCGCTGATCGCCGAGGGCTCGCTGCGCCCGGGTGAGCGGCTGCCCGCCGAACGCGCCCTGGCCGAGCGCTTCGGGGTATCGCGTCCGTCGCTGCGGGAGGCCATCCAGAAGCTGGTGGCGCGCGGTCTGCTGCTCAGCCGCCAGGGCGGCGGCACCTATGTCACCGAGGCACTGAACAGCGCCTTCACCGATCCGCTACTGCCGCTGCTGGAAAGCCGCGAGGAAACCCGGCGGGATCTGCTGGAGTTTCGTCATACCCTGGAAAGCGCCTGCGCCTACTATGCGGCGCAACGGGCCACCGAGCCTGACCTGGCAAGGCTGAAACTGGCCTGGGAGCGGTTGGAGGATTGCTACGGGCGGCGCGAGACGCTCACGCGGGAAGAGGAGGGCGAAGCGGATGCGGCCTTTCACCTGGCCATCGCCGAGGCGAGTCATAACGCCGTCTACCTGCACAGCATCCGCAGCCTATTTGAATTGCTGCGCCATCACATGGTGACCAACATCGGCGGCATGCACGCCCAACGCGGCGAAACCCGCGATCGCCTGTTGGAACAGCACCGAGTGCTCTACCAGGCAATCGTCGCCGGAGAAGCCGAACGCGCCCGCGAAGCGGCAAGTTGTCACCTGGACTATGTGCGCGAGGTTCTGGAGGAGGCTGGCGCCATGGCAGGCCGTCTAGCACGGGCCAAACGACGCGATGAACTCTGA